ATTCATAAAGCTCTGTGGAGTCAAAACCCAGTGACATATAAGTCCAGATCTGAGACTAAGCATGGATGGGTATCATTTTGACTtcgattttatttcatttcctaatCTTTAGTTGGAATAGGTACAAATGGAATGTACAATACAACAAAAGGGGTAGCAGAAGGAAGGAGACCCATGTGCAGATGACAAGGTCCAGAGTGGTCTATACAACTGAATACTGGAAGCCTTTGAAGGCTTGAATCTGGTTTGACTATTAAAATGTCATCCTTGGAAATTATTCCATTTGATACTAAAATTCATGGAAACTTTAAAGACATATTTTCATATCAGCTTTTAGCCAGTTTCTCCAGGAAACCCCCTAAATCATCTAAGCATAGTGCTCTAAGGTTGATGGattggtttgttttttatcttATCTCTGCTGACAAGATTCCTTCATGAAGTACTTCTTCTTTAAGAGCCATGTAAAGATcctcaaataatattttaataaggaCTACATACGGATAATAACACCCACTTTCTAAATCAATTCCTTCCTCATTCTACAAGACAATgactttcagaaaaaataaaaatatagtcttAAATGGCATTATCTACTTGTCCCAGAGCCAAAAGTTGAATGCTCCATGCTATGGAGATTTGGTAATGGCCAATGTTCCTACATATCAGGGATAATGTGGTAAGTTCCTTTGCACAGAAGGGGCAATGGGTTACCATAGTGAGCTTGATCTCTGCAATTTTAGTGTCAGAGATATTTATGTTCCTAAGTACCCCATGCATGCTATTAAAGGTAAAAGAAACAGCAGGGGCATGGTTCCAATTGCTGAGCAAACAATGGTAGAAAGATGTTTATTAAAGCTGACTCTCAAGTGACAGATAAATGCATAGTTCTATTATGCATGCTAATTTCAACATGCAGCAAGcttaaaagcagagagatcaAAACAAGagaggttttaaaaaatcataaagacaAAATAGAGCTATGTTGGTATGtgacaagaaaataattttgccttAAAAGTGAATCTTCCCCAACCCTCTCAAGAAACATGTAACCACAATTtatggaataaaattaaaagcaagcTGGGATTGTCCCATTTCTTAGCTTGCTTGGCTTTGAGttaaaaaaaaggcggggggtgCTGTTGTTAAATTAAGATACAATTGATCCTTCTATTATAAACAAAAAACTAGATCACATAATTACTGATGTATAATTCTGATTTATTAATGTGCGATGTttagttcttaaaaaaaagaaaacaacacaaaaacacacacacaaaagaagccAATAAACAGACTTTTTCATGCACATCTTCTTTTCTGCCTCACAAAGTTCCATGGCATGATTTTTAGAGGTGTTCCCCGGCTCAGAGTTGGCATatgtttttcagttttcactgTCCAGAGCCATATTTACAGAAAGATGTACAAATATTGTAGATGGTAGGCTGCACAACCCTCACATGATTAAGACTTCAGTTCCTTGGTTTTCTAGGGCTTTGTGTAAATGCCAATAAACTTCAGAGTTTACCTAACTGTGCCTCTCAACCTTTGGTCCCAAAGGTGAAGGGCAGGATTTTTAATCAGGTAGCAATTTATCTGTAGTTAGGAAAACATAATTATGTATTATCATCTAATTGCAATTACTGGTTGGAGAAAGTCACATTTCACAAGTAGTGACCCATGCTGGATTAGTGTTCTCCTATTACTGAATTCTGCATCTGTATTTGTATTTGGCAGGAAGCCAATAAAAATTCAAAGGTAATCACTATGCTTCTCTGCAGTCCAGCTGTCAAAGTCACCAACTCCACTGCTGAATAAGAAAGCGAGACATACTTTCTGAACCAAATCTTGGCTATATCTGTTTCCTGCTCAGACATCAAGTGGAGATGAAAACAATTgtatacaaaaaaaaaccccatgtGAAGTAGGTTAGAGAACTGTTCCACGCTTCATTTCTGgtacatttaaaaagtttaatgtcTCAAGGCACCACTATGGTTGAACATTGGATACGCGGGTAACCAGCTAATCTAGTAGGCTGTAAAGTCAGTAAATAGCTTGTGCAACTGTGAAAAGCAATCTCTAGAGGACTGTTAGATATACTGTAGGCACAGGTATCATAATAAtacaaatagaaaacaatgaGTCCTAGAAAAAGCATGTTGAGCACCGTTGTGgcatcatttgtatttctttgcctAACGCTATGTAAACCTCACATTTACGAAAGGAAAGACTAACTTCTGAAAGTTGCACTCAAGGCTGCTCTTTGTGCTTTCCCCAAAAGTGGATCTAGTTCGTCGGTGTACTTTTAGAAGTCGTTGGATCCCCGTCACCCTCAGTGGTGCTGGCTGATTCATTCAAGTGCGAGCTCAAGTTCTCCGATGTTAAGTGGGAAGACTTGTAGACGATCTCATTGAAGTCAGACCTGATGCACACCAAGGCGGGGTCATTCAGTGGGTCTTCCACCGAGGCCTGGGTGTTTTCTCTTGTGATCCCCATGTCCTTGCTGTGTTCTGAGGGGGATTTCCTTCTCATGCGAGTGTAAGTTTTGTCTTGATTCTCCATGCCTTGCTCATTTTTCAAAAACCGTCCAAAGAACCAAATGAAGAATCCAAACCACACAAAAGCTATTAAACTTGGAACAAAAGCCAGACACTTGACATCGAGGCTTGCCCCTATGAACCTGCTGTGGAGGAACATGTCTCCCTCAACATAAGTTTTATTAGTCCGAGGGTTAGTGTGGTTGGACCGCCATTCCCAGGATAGCTTGGTTCTGTTCAAATCCTTTAGGCTCTCGGAGTCTTTGACTGTATATATCTTCTGTCCTGGGCCAATATACTGTCCATATTCATGAGGCTTATAAAATATCTGATTCTTCCACATATTAAGATCCAAAATCAAGACAAGAAAGATAATTCCATAGTTAAACCATTTGcctgcattaaaaaagaaatactgtgtaTTAGTCAAAGACTGATAAAACTGCAATAGGGTTTTctcctataaaatggagataatggtaTTATAGCATAAACTGTTAATGTTTTAGACATGTCAACAATTTTTTGAGAGTACTATGATGCCATTAAGTAAATTGGCAAAGGGAATTTACTAAATGGATGTTAAGCATGTGAAAATGTAACTCTTGATCCCAGAGCCAGTAATTTATGGTATTTACACTTAACTAGACAAAGTCTCCTGGCTTTTAAGGCACCACCACTATACTCTAATTGGGTTTCATGTAGGTTATTCTCTAGAACATTTCAATTAAGGTTTAAAAACAAGttctaataaaatagaaaagtccAACATATGATAGAATATCTCTTATGGTTTTATAATTATgtctggaaaagaaataaatcattttgCAATGTAAGCACAAAAGTGCATCAATTGAATTCACATTGCTGTTTGTTGGTGACCTGTTGATTAAACTATTAGTCAATGTGGTTTAGATCAATAATCCTTGAGCATTCAtttcaagactttaaaaatacttgcATCAAATTCTCATTGAACAGAATTCATTCATCAGACATATAAATATAACCAAAGCTTTAGAAGATATGATTTGGAGAGACTATAACCACTATGACTTCTTTGTAGGATTTAAAAGCCCTATATAAATAAGATATTATTTAGAGACATATTATCTAGTGAAATCTTTGCATCTTTAAATGGAAATAATGTGGAAAAACTTTGAAGGGATACTATAttccattataatttttattataattcattCCAAATTTTACAGTATGAAGTGTTAGCTTAGTAACACCTCATAGTTTTGCTATAGCAAATAATGTGATATATTTACAGATTCTAAAAGCTTtagttataattattatatataatgtcaaaattattttgtatttaaaaataattatattgaacATTATTAAATTACAGCCTCACATGACAGCTAGGATCTTGGGAAAATGTCTTAAACTAAAACTGGTAAACACGTATTTTGTAATACATACTTCAATAGAACACATAGCTTAAATATGACCTTCGGTGGAGGAAAGGAggttaggaaaatattttatcatcatcattacaCATTTTCAAGCTCCTATAATGTGCAAATATGAAGGCTTTCCCAAACCCTTGTCTGGATCCCAAAACCTACTAGCTACATTAACTTGAGTTAGTTGCTTAAATTCTCCAAACTCCAATTTCTTTACAAGCAGAAAATAACAGTACTTATTAAAGCGGTTAACATTTCATGAGATTATTATATACTAAGCACAATGTTTGCTATATAACAGGAACTCAGTAATTGTCACTATTATTATCATCAAAGCCTTGCCTAAGTCATGATAATGTCTTCATTTGCATGGAAAGGTACAACTTCTGTatgaagagaatttttttaaaccacaggAACAGAAATTATAACTGCCTGTCCTAAAATCATTCAACTATACAGGGTTTATAATATTTGTAatgagaattcttgcctgaatgaTTAATTTGGCACACCCAAACTATAAATTAAAGTGGGGACACTGGAGACATCTCcagatatgaaaagatgcttataaCACCTCGTACTGTTAAGTTCAAGCCACTCCTGCCCTCTTGTAtcttcaaaatgaaaacagaatcaaccgtaaaataaatcaagaaagcTCAAGCCAGAGAAATTCCACCAAATACAAAGGCAGGCATCATTGCCAGATATTTATTGTATTCATAATAGACTCTGTGGAGGATACCTTAGTAGATCCTGAGGGCATATGTCACTGCCTTCAAGGAAGGAACTTACATCTTATGGGAGAAAACAGAACAGAGAcatcaacagataaataataataataagaggcCACATCTAAGAGGTGTCAAAGGAGTAATACAAACCATAAAGCTGAAGACATTGAGAAAATGGACTAAAAACTGAGTGCTAACTTCTGCAGAAAGAATTTTGAAGGAAGTAGCAATTCATGAGGTAGCGAAAGAAAAGAAGGACAGGGAACAGTTTGGAGAATGTTATGCTTCTTTTAGTATGTGTTTTGATTATGCTGCAGATAGAACAATGTACAGAAAAAGATCAGCTAATGTGGAAGAGAGggggcagagagaagggaaaggctggagACTATCATAGGAAAAGAAGGCATAGCAAAATGAGGGACTGGTGATATGAAAAGTTCAGGGATTCTCATTCAGTGTCATAGAGGCACTAAGTTTGTAGCTTTCGTGATTGaagcagttgctgctgctgctgctgctgctgctaagtcacttcagtcatgtccgactctgtgtgaccccattagatggcagcccaccaggctcccccgtctctgggattctccaggcaagaacactggagtgggttgccatttccttctccaatgcaggaaagtgataagtgaaagtgaagtcactcagtcatgtccaactcttcgcgagcccatggactgcagcctaccaggttcctccatccatgggattttccaggcaagagtactggagtggggtgccatcgccttctctggattGGAGCAGTTAGGAGAGGAGTtttgggtccttctctgttgtagGAGATCCATACTTATTCTCCTTTTGTAAACGACATCAGTTATGAAGCTATGGGGAGGGGAAGAGGTCCTTGAAACTGTATGACTGACCATCAACTTTTTGACTTACGAAGTGAAAAAAGTGCTAAtttctcagtcatgcctgattgtagctcaacaggctcctctacccatggaattctcctggcaagaatactggaggaggtattCCCCCCTGACCAATGGAGGAaaccctgggtctcctacactgcaggtagattctttaccatctgagctcacAAAGACCCCTTGGAAAAACCCTGCTTAGATCACATTTATCAACTCATGAATAGAGCAGTCTCCCATATGGGGCTTCTGTTTCTAGGGTAATGATGTCAGAAATTGTACATAAGCAGCACCAcagaatcagaaaggaaaaagaggaatgcTCATGGAGCTTAGAGAAGGGTGCTTTTCT
This region of Ovis canadensis isolate MfBH-ARS-UI-01 breed Bighorn chromosome 3, ARS-UI_OviCan_v2, whole genome shotgun sequence genomic DNA includes:
- the TMEM117 gene encoding transmembrane protein 117 isoform X3, with the translated sequence MGIRNESFMKLAAVGTWMGDFVTAWMVTDMMLQDKPYPDWGKSARAFWKKGNVRIILFWTVLFTLTSVVVLVITTDWISWDKLNRGFLPSDEVSRAFLASFILVFDLLIVMQDWEFPHFMGDVDVNLPGLHTPHMQFKIPFFQKIFKEEYHIHITGKWFNYGIIFLVLILDLNMWKNQIFYKPHEYGQYIGPGQKIYTVKDSESLKDLNRTKLSWEWRSNHTNPRTNKTYVEGDMFLHSRFIGASLDVKCLAFVPSLIAFVWFGFFIWFFGRFLKNEQGMENQDKTYTRMRRKSPSEHSKDMGITRENTQASVEDPLNDPALVCIRSDFNEIVYKSSHLTSENLSSHLNESASTTEGDGDPTTSKSTPTN
- the TMEM117 gene encoding transmembrane protein 117 isoform X2, translating into MDSGCRFRGFGDKVTVTGQIAYIITDYMGIRNESFMKLAAVGTWMGDFVTAWMVTDMMLQDKPYPDWGKSARAFWKKGNVRIILFWTVLFTLTSVVVLVITTDWISWDKLNRGFLPSDEVSRAFLASFILVFDLLIVMQDWEFPHFMGDVDVNLPGLHTPHMQFKIPFFQKIFKEEYHIHITGKWFNYGIIFLVLILDLNMWKNQIFYKPHEYGQYIGPGQKIYTVKDSESLKDLNRTKLSWEWRSNHTNPRTNKTYVEGDMFLHSRFIGASLDVKCLAFVPSLIAFVWFGFFIWFFGRFLKNEQGMENQDKTYTRMRRKSPSEHSKDMGITRENTQASVEDPLNDPALVCIRSDFNEIVYKSSHLTSENLSSHLNESASTTEGDGDPTTSKSTPTN